GAGCCCAGAGGATGGACATCGTTCTGGATTTTCATGCTGCAGCCACTCTGGCATGGGCGCTTCTCTGAGCCTTTTGGTTCTTTCCCCTATACCCTGAATTAGAAGTTCTGGGTTTTCAACTTCTTGCCCTGTGAACCATCCCTTTCCAAGGTTCCAGGAATTCATGTTTATAGCAGATGGGCGAATTCGCTGGGGCTTTGCCAACATATTAAATCCTGTGACCCGTGAGAATAATCACTTGCTTATCTAAACTGAATTCTGCCCTCActgcccctcctcccctcacTGTGCTGGAGCATTCCAGGGCTGCTCCCACACCCTCTCCCGCCTCCTGCAGTCCACATGGACTGCTGCTGAGGGTCCTCCTCATCCAGGCCTTTTCCTGCCACAGCAGGCCTGGCACCTCCATGACAAGGTCATATGCTCATCGACGTGGGCACAGAGCAGGTGGGACATGTCTGGAGGGGACATGTGGATTCATGGCGGCAGGAACCTTCCCCTCCATGTACTCAAGCAAGGGAGACTCTCTAGTCATTAGGTAGTTTTCATGACAGTCCTGGATGAGGCACCTCTTACTTTGCCAGCCCAGCTCCTCAGAGGCCTTCACTTGCAGTCACCACAAGGGGGAGGAGGAGATTCAAGTTCCACTTCCCCCTACACTAACCccctcctttgtttttcttccacagACACACACTGTCTTTGCTATGACTTCATCATCACTCCTAAGTTCAGACCTGAACCACGATGGTGTGAAGTTCAAGGCCTGGTGGATGAAAGGCCTTTTCTTCACTTTGACTGTGTTAACCACAAGGCCAAAGCCTTTGGTTCTCTGGGGAAGAAAGTCAATGTCACAAAAACCTGggaaaaacaaactgaaacacTAGGAGACGTGGTGGATTTCCTCAAAGGACAACTGCCTGACATTCAAGTGGAGAATTTAATACACATTGGTAAGTTTAAAATGGCCCAGGGAGCAGACACAGCAGTAACTTAGAGGCGTTTATTGGTTTCATGCAAAAAATAAACCAGAAGTTTGTGTCACACAAGAGGCTGAGAAGCATGGGCAGGATGCAGCAGAGAGAGCAAGTCCAGGAGCCAGGAAAGGAAGCAGGGTGGGGCTCAGGACTTGTCAAGATCAGAGCTGATCTCTTTCCAATGGGGCAGAGCCCCTCATTCTGCAGGCCCGGATGTCTTGTGAGCACGAAGCCCATGGACATGGCAGAGGATCTTGGCAGTTCCTCTTCAATGGACAGACGTTCCTCCTCTTTGACTCAAACAACAGAAAGTGGACAGCACTTCAACCTGGAGCCAAGAAGATGAAAGAGAAGTGGGAGAAGAACAGGGATGTGACCATGTTCTTCCAGAAGATTTCAATGGGGGACTGTAAGGCATGGCTTGAAGAATTTTTGATGTACTGGGAACAAATGCTGGATCCAACAAGTAagtgagaggggaaaaaaggaagctGTCTTGAGTTCGTATATTATCAGCCCAgtgcgtgagtgtgtgtgagtgcgtgtgtgagCGTTTGAGTGAGTATGAACATGACCCCCTCATGAGAGGCTCCTCCTGGGGTGTGCTGGCGTGCCTGTGCTATCTCATCCTCCTCTGCCTTCTTCCTCCtgactcctcttcctccctgcacTTGCTTCTGCTCCACTCACTGTGCATTTCTCACCAACTTCGAATCTGTGGGTGTCATAGTGTTTCCATATCTTTTTCATTAGTGTTCCTTTCTCCTAGAATcgccttttctttcctctcccctcgTCTGTTTCTGTAAATCCATCAAAATCACCTCCAATGCCAGGGCCCAAGACCCTCCCCTCCCTGGCCTTGGGGCATCACCTCCTCTTCCGCCAGAGCAGGAGGGTGGGCTGTGTTGTCACCTTGCTTCCCTCAGCAGCCATGTGAGCTCCCTGAGAACAGGGGACATCCCCTTTCCCTTCCTACCCCAGGACCTGTCCCAGAGGTTGCCCCACAGCAAAGGAGGACAAAAGGTCTGCCTTCTAGGATGACCTGGGGTGGCAGGAGCTGAGGAGGCATCCCCTAATATTTAGGGCCTGGAAAAGGGTTGTCACTCCTGTGTTTGCATTTCAGAACCACCCTCTCTGGCCCCAGGCACAACCCACCCCAAAGCCATGGCCACCACCCTCATTCCCTGGAGCCTCCTTATCATCCTCCTCTGCTTCATTCTAGCTGGCTGCTGTGGAGAGTTGTTTAGATTGACAGGTACCGGGGGCAATATTGGGAGGGGAGCAAGGGGCAGATGGGTGAGATGGGAGGACGTGGAAGAAGAATTCCCAGAGTCCCAGAGGCCGGGAAGTTCTCATCCTGACATGAGTCAGATGAATGAGAACTGGTGTCGCCTGTTGGCAATGACCTGGGCAGCTCAACCTTGAGTTCTGATGGATTCTCACTGTCAGATGCCAGAGGCAAAGGGAGGGGCCCATACCAAGGCTCAAGGCCTGTTGAGCTTGAGAGGGTTTCGCTAATTCAGGCCTGTTTCAGAGCAGGTTCCTATTTGGGAAGGGTAGTGGTGTGTGGCCTGCAGGCAGCCGGAACTCAAGCGTGGGCAGTCTGCAGAGTAGGAGCGGAGCAGCATGGCCGCTTCACCTAGGATGTCAAGGGAAAGGGCATCCCTGGAGGAGGCTAAGAAGAGACTGATCTGGGCAAATCCCAGGATGAGGGGGCTGTGAGGGCCTTGGCTCACCCAATTCCAAAGGCTGCATTCCCAGAGAAAGCAGCTCGGGTCCCAGCAGTTAAGGTGGAAGGTGAACAGTGGAGCATGTCCAGACTGAGGTTCAAGAAAAGGCCAGGCCCCTTGGACCCATGGGAT
This is a stretch of genomic DNA from Rhinopithecus roxellana isolate Shanxi Qingling chromosome 4, ASM756505v1, whole genome shotgun sequence. It encodes these proteins:
- the LOC104663743 gene encoding UL16-binding protein 1 translates to MAAAASTEFLLCLSFLHLLFGWSGAGRADTHCLCYDFIITPKFRPEPRWCEVQGLVDERPFLHFDCVNHKAKAFGSLGKKVNVTKTWEKQTETLGDVVDFLKGQLPDIQVENLIHIEPLILQARMSCEHEAHGHGRGSWQFLFNGQTFLLFDSNNRKWTALQPGAKKMKEKWEKNRDVTMFFQKISMGDCKAWLEEFLMYWEQMLDPTKPPSLAPGTTHPKAMATTLIPWSLLIILLCFILAGCCGELFRLTGGR